The region ATGTAAGCACGTGAGCCCAGGCCCCAAATAATTTAAgacactgaattttttaaaaagaagaatgaaatattcTTTAGAACCTGTAATGTGTCCATGCTAGAATCAAGAaagttattttacatttctagTTTAAAATCATTTGCCCTGCTCCTCTGCTTGTTGAATCAGCAAGAATTAACTGTGTTAAACTTTAACCACTTTAAGTGGATAGGctttttatatgtaaattatgtgTCAGAAAAGTTGATTTGGGGGATtccttggctgtccagtggttaagcatgcattggactccatgcttccaatgcaggggacaggggttcaatccctggttggggaactaagatccctcatgcctcataGTGTggcctaagtaaataaataaggttcatttttttctaagaggAAAAGCTCTAGCCGAAACATTAACAGTATAGTATTATAGTATAGTAAACATTATAGTAGTCCTCATGTACCCAGACTAAAGAGGCAGAGTTTAGACAAGAAACAGTGAAGGTCTGTTTTCAGATGTCTGCCTTAAAAGTGTGGCTCATCATAGTTGTAGAGATTCCTGTATTTGTGTTTATATTCACACTTgtattttgtataaaatatgaTTTTCCCTTAGAAACTCCCACCTTGACCCATGAAACCTTCAAAGCACTGAAGCCAGGTCTTTCTGCTTATGCTGATGATGTTGAAAAGGTAACAGTTTTCTCTCATGTCTCTTTGCTCATCAAGTTTGTCTTCTGTAGCCTTATTAAAGTGACCCCCTTCCTCTCAGATGCAGTGTGGTCCTCCCAGGGCAGCATCTCTGCAGTGCTGACCTGGGATGCTCCACAGCCTAGGGGGTCTATAGAGGACACTGGTACCCATGGGAGGCGCCGCCATATATACACCACACCATCTACATTGCACATGTGTACACAACCACATACATATCACACACACCATATACGCACACAATGACACCACACGTACAATCACACCATATATACAgccacacacaccatacacatacacacaaccacACAGCACCCCACAGGTGTATttacacagacatatacacacatacacacacacatacacaaccacACACTACCCCACACgtgtatacacacaccacacatgtatacatacatgcacacaacaCCATACAGACACCACATCATATATATAGCCACAcaccatacatatatacatatacacacaaccacacaccaCCCCACACgtgtatatacacagacacacgtgcacacacacacacgcacacacacacacacacacacacgggcccTGGCCCAGTGTGTGGCGCTCAGCATACCAGCAGGTGCAGGTGAATCTTTGCTGTTGCTCTTCGTGGGTTTTAGGGCCATAAGGGATCCTAGAGTTCTCTCACGGTGTGCTGAGGCCTTGCAGCTCACCTGACACTGCCCAAGGTGGCCGGGCTGCGCATGTAGAACCCTGGTCCACTCCGCTGCCACAGGTCCGCCCCATGCCCCCGCCAGCACCACTTGAGTCACTGTTTCTGCCAATTtgtaaaatcaggaaaaatatacatttacagATGTATAAAACCTAAAGGGTGGGGAGCAACGGTGACCACGCTGCGGGTGGACCAACCCTGCTTTACCCACCGTGTCCACAGAGCGCCCCGGGGATCCAGGAGCTACTGGACGTGGCCAAACAGGACATCCCCTTTGACTTCTGGAAGGCCACCCCCTTGGTCCTCAAGGCCACAGCTGGTCTGCGCCTGCTGCCAGGAGAGAAGGCTCAGAAGTTGCTGCGGAAGGTGAGTGCCTCCGCTTCCCCCAAAGGCTGGCTGATGATAGCTGAGACCGTGCAGCACCCGTCCACGTCCGGGCAGGCCCCTGGAGAGGGTCTCACAGGAAGGAAGCGTGTCGACACGCCCGCAGTGTCACCTCAGGTGGGGGCTTGTGGATGCATGACGCTTTCTTCCTCAAGATGTTCAAAGCCATTCATGTTTTCTAGAATGAACCTGTTTTATAAAAGGACCAAATttgtgtgaaaaatactgtttgaaGGGCTTCCTTCCATCCAAGGACTTGCTGTGTGTCTGAGGCAGTGGGACCTGAATTCTTGACCTTTTGGCTCAAGCTGGTCACGCTCACAGGAAGCAGAGGTCCCTCTCTTGGTCTGACGCTCAGCGGGACAGCTCAGGAGACTGTTGGCCTGTGCCCAGGCGCTACACCTCCTGAAGGTGGCCCTGGAGCCTGTCTTTGACAGGTGCTTGTAGCAGTCTTAACCATCAGGAGTCAGGGAAAGTGTTCTCAGCAAAATGGTCCTGCTCCGAGCTGTTTCTGCACCTGCCAGCTGCTAAATGACGTTGTTGCAGGCCTGTCAAAGTCCCTTTATAGAAACTACCTTCATGTGCTCAAGTCAGACTGCGGGACACAAGCGCAGACATACTGAGGTTTCTGTATATCTATCATGGCTAAAACATGGAGAAGGAGCCAGCTGCTCCCGGCCTCCACCTCCCCTGTGCCAGGCCATCCCCTGGGTATGTGCCCACCAGTCTGCATGGGGGCCCAGAGCTGGGATCTGCCCCATGGGGCTTCCCGCCCTTCCTGTCCTGTCCTAACGCAGGGCAGTGACTGGGGACTAGGAGTTTAGATTCTTAAGGTTAAAGACGCGTCTCTCTTTACATTTAGGTGAAAGAAGTGTTTGAGGCTTCGCCATTCCTCGTGGGGGACGACTGTGTTTCCATCATGAACGGGACTGACGAGGGTAATTACCGAAAGTGCCGCGAGGCCATCCCTCAAGGCAGGCTGCATGCAGCACTGCCGTCAGCATCTCGCTGGGGGAGCCTTCCCGGGCCAGAGGCACAGACACCGAAGTAAcagccctgccccacccaccaTCCACAGTCTGGCCATCTCAGAGCCTCCTTCTTGGGGCCAGTGTTAGATTCTCCTCGTGACTGGCTGCCAGCCTGGCACAGATCGCAGTCCTGAAAACAAATCCTCTCTTCTAAGAACATTTAGAGAGAATCCCCAGTTGCTGTGTGAGTACATTGCTGTTGCCTTGATTCCAAGAGCATCGCTTAATGTTCCTTACCAGCCCCGACTCTAAATGTGACCTTAAGAGTTTGTGTGGGTGGAAGGAAAGAACATTTGGTTCTCGTCCCTCCCCTTCTGAAAAGAGCAGTCGATAAAGAGTGAGAGCACAGGATGGGACGCTTGGCCAAGCATTCCAGCTTGTAGTGTGGTGTCTTCTAGAGCAGGCTGCCAGAAGCCACTGTTGGCTCTGAGTGATGCCCGTTCCCATAGCTGATCCAGAGGCTGAGAGTAGTGGGGAAGTGGTCTCCTTGTGTCCCTGAAATCCGAAAGTCGCCATGAGCCCCCGGTGCTGTAATTACAGCCTCTCAGGTGATTCAGATGCCCTTTGTGACCCTGTCCTGCAGGTGTTTCTGCGTGGATCACCGTGAACTTCTTAACAGGTGGGTTCCCTTCATCACAGAGCCCACTATTCACAGACCCTGGTCTTGAGAGCAGGAGCCTCATTTTTGCTCTTGAAAATAACCCCCCAGGGTTTTGCAGTGTTACTGACCCCAGGACAGGGTGGGTCCCGAGTTTGTGGATGCAGGTACTGGGGGTGGTTGTGGCCTGCGGCAGCATGATCCTCATTCCTGAGAAAAGCCCTGAGTTACCCCAGTCAATGTTGAACGTGAGGCAAGCGCTGATCAACTTGTAATTGAAGTCCCGCTGGAGAAAGACCAGGGACCAGGAACATAGGTCCTTGGAAACAGGAGTCATTTTTCTCAGATGACTCTGCGGATGTGGGTTTTTGTCCCTCGGTTGTAATTATGGACAAGCCCAGCATGTCTGACACTGGACGAGAGGAAAGTTGCCTGAAGGCTCTGCCACCCGGGAGTGGAGAGCCGTGCCAGTGGGGAGGTCCAGAGCCCAGGTGAAAGCTCAGATGAAGGCCCCGCCAGGCAGCTGCTCTTCGTGCCCTCCCCCAAACGTGTGGAGATTTTTAAGTGGCTGCAGCCTCTGTTGTCTTCTTTCCATGGAAGGGCCTAGCTTCTGACttcccccaccctttttttttttgctattctgTTTATTAACTGTCATTGCCATGTGGATTTTACTTCCGGTGCTGCAGGCAGCCTGAAGACCCCCGGGAGGGGCAGCGTGGGCATGCTGGACCTAGGCGGGGGGTCGACCCAGATCACCTTCCTCCCAAGACTAGAGGtaaccagcccccacccccaaggccGCCTGGCCTGTAGGGGAGCCACAGTCCCCTGGAAGCCCGTGAGCTCAGCTTCCTTCCTGAGGGTCATCACACACAGTGAATTCTGCTTAGTTTGATTTTAATTCTGCCTAGAAAAAAAACCTAGGAATTTGCTCTTTGCTGGGATGGTAAACTATTAGCAGATACTATCTGGAGCCCTTTGGGCAGAGAGCATGGGGTGGGTTCCTCCCTGCCCCTCAAGGGTTTCCAGGGAGGGGCCATCAGTCTGACTCACATGGGACAGGGTCACAGTCCTTTTCAGGATGGACACATTTCCAGTTAAGATCAcatggtgtttttaaaaattactttcctcATCcaccactttttaatttttgtttgtttgtttgttttaatggaaGAGCCTAAAGTATACTCAGAACTGTTCTGGTTGGGCCATACTTCTCAGAATGGATAAATATTACTCAGAAAGAGGACTTCCCtagccgtccagtggttaagacttcacgcttccactgcaggggacgagggttccatccctggtgaaggagctgagatcccacgtgccatgcaaCACACCCCCGCCCACAACCCCCCCCAACAAAGGAGAAATCCAAGTGCTTCATTGCTTGGTCTAAGCTGTTTCATGGCTTGTGATCTGATGAAAATCTAATTGAATACCATCTGTGCCTATCCCTGTTCTTTCAAATGAATTGAGGGAGGTGGGGGACAGTTTTCTAGAAAGGCCAGCAGGAAAGGAGCGCTAATCCTGTGTTCTTCCCAGGGCACCCTTCAAACCTCGCCGCCCAGCTTCCTCACGTCCCTCCAGGTGTTTAACAGGACCTACAGGCTCTACTCCTACAGGTGCGTCCTCAGGATTGAGGGTGGACAGGGGCTCAGCTTACCATTGCAGGCCTCCCCTGGGGAGCGACCAGAGCGCTGTCCGCAGACTCAATCCCCAGACCCTGCCGTGGACCCCCTgtggcctccccctccccctgtgGGCACCCCccccttcccttttcctcttaAAATTGAGCTGCcgtatttcttcttttgtatgtATTCTGTTCTGCTTCGGAAAAGGCTTTTGGGGAAGTGGGGAAGAGCCTGTGGATTGTGCAGGGGTTTTCTGGGTCGTCTTCTTGCCACTGGCACCTTGAGTAGCTTCTTCCCACAAGGCCTGTCCGCACCATAAAGGTGGAGGCCTGCCTGTCACTCTCCGCAGTGTCCACAGCTCCTGGTTGAGCTCTGCCGAGGAAGGGTCTTGGCTTGTTGAGCCAAGGAGCTCCTGGGAGAAGCGGGAGGCCGCTGCCCCGCCCAGCCTTGGCCCCCCCCGCCACCGCCACCTTGCACACGTCCAGTGGGCGTGTCCACTGGATGTGTGCAAGGCGGCACCTGGGCCTCCGGGCGGCCTCTCCTCACCAGGGCAACTCTCTCCACAGCTACCTGGGGCTTGGCTTGATGTCGGCGAGACTGGCGGTACTGGGAGGCGAggaggggaagcctggtgagtgGGGTGCAGTGCCCAGAGCCCTTCTGGCCAGCAGGATTTGGGAGCCTCCAAGAGTGTGCCCGTAGACCTTGTTGGGGGCCCCTGAGGACCTCCCcagttactttttaaagaaagatggcTAATGAAGTGATTTCTGAATCACTAAGGGAGAGTGTCTTAGGAACCTAAGAAACAGACACCATCAGCATCGGCTTGTTTATAAGGATTTACCATGGGGCAGCTCCTGAGAACATGCCCTGCGTTCTCCTGCATGGAGGGAACTTGGAATGGGCTTGACCTTCCTCCAGGTATGGCGTTTGGGAACAAAGCCTGTGTCTGCTTCCAGGCCCTCTCCATGCCGTCCCATCCTGATGCACTTGGCTCAGACAAGCCAGACATTGCCAGCAGGCACTTGAGCTCCTGGGATATTTAGGGAACCGTGTACCCAAGGCAGGCCGGGGCCCTGCTCTGAGGCCACCTCAGCCTGTCCCCCCAGAGGCCTTGGTCAGATGTGCACAAGCCCACACGTGTTCCCCTTGAATCCTCTTCCACACACATCCTGCTTCAGCTCCTTTATTTCAGATCCTGCTGTTTAAACTTCTAACAGTGTCCCCTTTGTTGCAAACCAAAACCGTGTCCGTGTCTCACAAACACCTGCAGCCTCGTTCTAGTCTAGAAAACATCCGTTAGTCAGCGGAGGATGGCAGACACCCACTCGCCCGTCTGCACCAGCCTCGGGGTCCTGTCCCTCCTGCACCACCCCCTTCAGAGCAGCAGGGGAGCCATGTTTCTCCCCAGAGTGTGCTGGCAGCTCCTGCCTTGTGAGCTGTCGTCACTCAGCAGACCACGCACCAGACTGAGCAGATGCAGACAACAGTCTTTTCTATCTCCTGCCTTCACAGGCAGTGGCACCCCTGCTGGGGTCCCTGGGGTCCTGTGGGGGCCATTCCGCTGGTGCGGGAGGGCCCAGACCAGAATCAGCCAAGGACGGGGCGCACTCAGCGGGAGGCCAGCAGGTGTGTCCCCAAGGGCTGGGGCCCTGGAGGCCAGCCACCACCCTTCCTCTGCCGGTCATGGGCCCATCGGCACAGGCTCCTGGTGAGCAGGCACCCGCAACGGGTCCtggccccaccccccactccatcACCTGGAATCTCAAAGCCCCTCCTTGGTGGTGAGCTGGGAGTGGTTCTGCTGGGGTTTCTGCCCCACTGCCACTGACCTGGGGCGCTCCTAGAGGTCCAGCCTCACAGCAGGAAGGGAGCGTGTTCCCTTGACCCTGTGAGGCCCTCAGTGCCGTGGGCTGCCCTCCGTGGGACTTGTCTTGGCTCCGCCGCGGTCAGTGCTCTTCACCTCCTCTATTCTTTCAGCTGAGGATGGACAAGAGCTGGTCAGCCCCTGTCTGTCTGCTGGTTTCAGAGGAGAGTGGACGCATGCTGAAGTGACGTACAGGATTGCAGGACAGGAGGCAGGTATGGCATGGAGGCGGGCAGCTTGGGAGGGTCGATGGCAGGCCCTTACCCCCCCCAGCACCTGAGAGAAGCGGGGGGCCTGTCCAGCCTCCTTCAGACTGGTCGATACTTGCCTGTGAGATAAGACTCGGCTCTGGAGCTCCTGCCTCCCGCAGGCTCCCTGGACGGGCCTCCCTGTCTGCCGCCAGATGCTCCTCCAGAGGCCAGGTTTCACAGCAGGCCTCCAGTGTGGAAGGGCCTGGACATCCGCCAGCATCTAGCTGACAGCCAGGCCCTGCTGTGAACCATGCCACCCCAGCCCGTGCTCCAGCAAGGATGGGAGAGGGCAAGGAGCCCCTGACCTGTCTCACCCATAGCGCCCCATTGCTCTGTGCTCTGAGTTTCTTCTGAAAAGGTTACTGAGATACCGTGTCCAACCTGGACATGCCACTGATGGGACTGTTTGCACAGACAGCACTTCTGACCTCAAATGTGGGGTATTCCCCTCACCATCCAGCTTTCTGCCTCCAGTGGGTATCCTGTGATTCAGCTCAGTTCTGACACTGACTTACAGAGTCAGGGCAGAGACCCTGAGTCCCACTCCTCAGAGACCCCTTGCAAGTACTTGGCCTCCGTTCCTCTGACCAACCTGTTACAAATCAGGGGTTCCCACAACCCCATCCTCAAATCCAGTAATTTGCTGGCAGGGATCACAGAACTCTGGGAAACACATTCCTGTTGCTGGTTCCTTCTAAAGGACACAGCTGGGAAACAAATGGGAGAGAGGCACAAGGCAGGCGTGTGGGGAGGGTGCCTGGAGCCCCCTGCCTAAGGATACTCCCCCCCATACACACACGTCTCCAACCCAGAAGTTCTCTGAGCCCCTTCGTGAAGGCATTTTACAAGGCTTCTTTCAGAGGGACTGATCAACTCAGTGGCCGGTGGTGACTGACTCAGTCCCCAGCCCTCTGCCCATGCCCTCCAGGGGGCGCTGAACGTCCCAATCCTCTAAccaccagcccccatcctgaagccctcAAGGGTCCCACTGGGAGTCACCTCATTAGCACAAAATTAGGGCTTATTGAGAACAACAGGACACCCCTCTCACCCTCACCACTCAGGGCCTTAACAAGCCTTTACAAGCTCTGTGTCAGGGACCAAGGACAGAGAGCAAATTCCTATTTTTTCTTATCCGGCAATAAACAGGAGGGGACTGGGAAGGGGGGTCGTGGTTTAAGGACAAGCAGGTAAGGCCTCATAGCTCGAAGAGACGAGACGTGACGAGCTGGGCAATGAGCTCCaagctgtgggggcagctcaccAAAGGCCCTGAGCTGGCTGCTGCATTTAAGGAGCAAGGAGGAGGCGGTGTGAGGGTCAGAGCAGGGAGAAGGCAGGGAAATGAGATCCAGAGGGCGAGGGAGAGGCTTCGGGGGCCATGGGGAAGCTGGACGGAGCTGCTGTCAGCCGTGGAGCAGGGCTGGGACGAGATCCCTGGACGGAGCTGCCGTCAGCCGTGGAGCAGGGCTGGGACGAGATCCCTGGACGGAGCTGCCGTCAGCCGTGGAGCAGGGCTGGGACGAGATCAGAAACGGGCCTGGGCACGCGCTGTGGGCCATCCGTGCCCACTAAGCCAGTCTGTGTTGGTCGCACTTCTGAGCAAGTGCCACGACCAGTCCCATGCGCTTGGCAAGCTGCCTCTGaggcccagcccctcctctgtgACAGGAGGGGCTGCAGGCCCCACCCCGGTGGCTGGTGAGATGGGCGAGATGCTGCACACTCGAGCTGAGCCCGGGGCAGGCAGGGTGAGCGTGGGGTGGACCCACGGGGCTGTGTCAGGGCAGCGCCAGGAGCCCAGTGTGAGGCTGCTGGCCTTCCAGCTCAGGGCCACCCTCCGGCCACCTTTGTGCTCACAGTTCTCCCCTTGACCTGGCCGCAGTGTGTGGCCCCTGAAAGGTTGCTGGTGAGCACCCCCAGGTCGTGGCCACCTTGGGCCGTGTGGTCAGAGCCCCCTGACTGCCAAATCTGCTTTCCCTTCGCCCCAGCGGGGAGCCTCTACCAGCTGTGCGCCCGCCGAGTGTCCGAGATCCTCCGAAACAAAGTGCACAGGACAGAGGAAGTGAAGGACGTGGAATTCTATGCCTTTTCCTACTATTACGACCTTGCCACAAACGTGGGCCTCATAGGTAAGGGTGGAGCCAGGTTTGCTATGTAGGGGCCTGGGGTGTGGGACCTCGGGCAGAGGGCCCGCCAGTCACATCAGGGTGGTGGGAGGGCAGGGACCTGTCGTGAGTAGAGAGTACTAGGCCCCTCTTTTATAAATAATTCAGTTCTCTGAGCCGCTTAAtgcaggaaggcttcctggctGTTAGTTCATTCTCTCACTTGTGATTCTCAAACCCTCAGCTGCTGGCACCCACTCCTCAGACCACCCTCAGGAGCTTATGTGTGTTACCCTGACCCCTTCCCGACCTGTGAGTGCCATCAGGGCAGAAGACAGCATTGGGAGTCTAGGACCGGTGCTCGTCAGACCCAGTAAAAAGTCTCAAGAGGGTCATGAGGTCACTTCACTGGGTCAGGACTGGAAACGTCTTTTGATGAGATAGATTAAGGGTATCAGAATGTTGTCCCTGGTGAGGATGAAACATTAGTGTGGATAGAAAATTGCCCTGGAAAGATAGAGGCCATCAGGTTGGCTATGCTGTTAGGTCTTACGTGGACGACGGCCAGCAGGACGAGGCTGGGATAGGGGAAGGTGACCCCTCACCTGGGCCCAGGTCCCTCTTTCTTGGGCATCCTAGCAGCTGCCCTGCCTGCAGGCTCCCCTCAGCTGGAGCCAGGGCACCTCGTCCTTATTCTTTGATGCCCAGACATGCAGCCATCCACCTCTGGACCTCTCCCCCAGTGTGCATGGGCCCTGGGGCCTCAGTGCCGTCTCTGCTCCGCAGCCCTGGTGCCAATGGGGCGCTTGGTCTCATCCACAGATGCGGAGAAGGGAGGCAGCCTTGTCGTTGAGGACTTTGAG is a window of Budorcas taxicolor isolate Tak-1 chromosome 13, Takin1.1, whole genome shotgun sequence DNA encoding:
- the ENTPD6 gene encoding ectonucleoside triphosphate diphosphohydrolase 6 isoform X1, whose translation is MRKIPNNGNLRMTKVAYPLGLFVCLFIYVAYIKWHWASATQAFLGIPEAATGARRGQQAHNLPGVATHGPEVSYGIMFDAGSTGTRVHVFQFSQQPGETPTLTHETFKALKPGLSAYADDVEKSAPGIQELLDVAKQDIPFDFWKATPLVLKATAGLRLLPGEKAQKLLRKVKEVFEASPFLVGDDCVSIMNGTDEGVSAWITVNFLTGSLKTPGRGSVGMLDLGGGSTQITFLPRLEGTLQTSPPSFLTSLQVFNRTYRLYSYSYLGLGLMSARLAVLGGEEGKPAEDGQELVSPCLSAGFRGEWTHAEVTYRIAGQEAAGSLYQLCARRVSEILRNKVHRTEEVKDVEFYAFSYYYDLATNVGLIDAEKGGSLVVEDFEIAAKYVCRTAETRPPPSPFLCLDLTYVSSLLQELGFPGDKVLKLTRKIDNVETSWALGATFHYIDSLSRHKSPTS
- the ENTPD6 gene encoding ectonucleoside triphosphate diphosphohydrolase 6 isoform X2, with protein sequence MNGTDEGVSAWITVNFLTGSLKTPGRGSVGMLDLGGGSTQITFLPRLEGTLQTSPPSFLTSLQVFNRTYRLYSYSYLGLGLMSARLAVLGGEEGKPAEDGQELVSPCLSAGFRGEWTHAEVTYRIAGQEAAGSLYQLCARRVSEILRNKVHRTEEVKDVEFYAFSYYYDLATNVGLIDAEKGGSLVVEDFEIAAKYVCRTAETRPPPSPFLCLDLTYVSSLLQELGFPGDKVLKLTRKIDNVETSWALGATFHYIDSLSRHKSPTS